The Sinorhizobium fredii genome contains the following window.
TGTCGGAGCGCAGCCAGGCGATCGCCGACACGCTCGCCAGCCAAACGGCCGCCCTCGACGGGGTACTCTCCGAGCGCGCCGCGCAAATCAACACGACCATGTCGACACGCGCGACCGAGATGGCCGACACGCTCAGCCGCCATGCCGAAGACGTCGCCGACAACCTGACCTTCCGCGCGATGGCTGTCGCCGAAACGATGACCGACCGGGTCGGCGAGATCGAGACCAAGCTTTCGCAGAGCGTCTCCGAAGTCGCGGAAAATCTTGGCGGCCGCGTAAGCCAGATCGCCGATACGCTCACCGATACGAGTGCACGGATCGCCGAGGATCTCAGCAGCCGCGTCGGCAAGATTTCCGACTCGCTGGCGGGAACCAGCGCCGAGATCGCCGAGGCGCTTACTGCCCGCACCACGGAAGCAACGGCCTCGCTTGCCGGCAGGGCGGCGGAGATAGAGCAGACGCTCTCCGGCAGGGCCGACCATCTGCGCGAGACGCTGACGACGACGCACGAGCAGATCCGCGCGACGCTCGACGGTCGCATCAAGGCGATCGACCTCGCCGTCGGCCAGGGCCGCGAACAGCTGGAAGAGTTGCTGTCCGACCAGTCAATGGCGATGGCGACGACGCTGGCGACGAGCGCCAGCATGCTCGAAATGTCGCTCGAGGAGCGGCAAGCCGCGATCGCCGCCGCGCTTGAGCGCGGCGCCGAAGCGCTCTCCGCCCGGACGTCGGAAGCGACCGCGTCGCTTGCCGGCAAGGCGGCCGAGATCGACCAGGCGCTCTCCGGCAAGACCGCACAGCTGCGCTCCACCCTCGACGAGCAGGTCGACAGGATCAACCTCGCCGTCGGCCAGGGCCGCGAACGGTTGGAAGAGCTGCTGACCGACCAGTCGATGGGCATCGCGACGACGCTGGCGACGAGCGCCAGCATGCTCGAAATGTCGCTGGAAGAGCGGCAGAACTCGATCGCCGGCGCGATCAATCGCGGCACCGAAGCGCTCGATGCGCGCATGCGCTCGACGACCGGCAACATTGCCGAGCGCCTCGCCGAGACAGCAGACCAGATCAGCCTCGCGGCCGATACTCTGACAAACCGCGTCGACATTTCGCTCAACGGCATCAACAGCCGTCTCGACGAAACCGGCACAAGGATCGAATCGCGCTTCGCGTCGCTCGAAGACCGCATTCGCGGCGGCGTCAGCAATGTCAGCGCGATTGTCGACGACACCGGCGGCCGCATCGATATGACGCTCGGCTCTCTCGAAGATCGTGTCCGCGACAGCGTCAGCACCGTCAGCGCCGTCGTCGACGACACGGGCGGCCGCATTGAATCGACGCTCGGCTCCCTCGAAAATCGCATTCGCGACAGCGTCGACACCGTCAGCAGCATTGTCGGCGATACGGGCGGCCGCATCGAAACGACGCTTGGTTCCCTCGAAAATCGCATCCGCGACAGCGTCGGCAGCGTGAACGCCATCGTCGACGCTGCCGGACAGCGGATCACGGAAAGCCTTGCGGGGCGCGCCGGCGAAATCGACCGGATCAGCGAGACCGCGGCAGCCCGGATCACCTCCGCCATGGACGATGGGACCGGCCGGATCGCCTCCGCGATGGAGGCTGGTGCAGGCCGCATCGAGGAGCGCCTCGGGACGATGGACCGTGCCCTCACCATAGGTCTCGAAAACGTCAACCGCACGATCGAAGGCAAGGCGGCAGCGCTCGTCACGAGCCTGCGTGGCGCCGTCAGCGATGCTGCCCAGGAGATCGACGCGGAAGCTGCACGCTCGGCAGAGCTGCTCTCCAAGGCCGGTGCTGATTTCGCCAGCGCCTTGGCTGCCCGCAACGCCGAATTCGCCAATTCAATCGAATCGACCGCCTCGGCGACGGCGACACGCCATGCCGAACTTGCCCGGTCGGTCACGGAGGCCGCCGAATCCGCCTCGGCACAGCTCGCCTCGACCACGGATCAGATCGCCAGCCATACGGCGAGCATCCAGCAGAGCCTGACGGACGCGGAAAAGGCGCTTGATGCACGCGGCCAGTCGATCCGCAGCACACTCGACGACAGCACCCGCGAACTGAATTCCATGCTCGCCGGCCGCTCGCTCGAACTCACCCGTCTCCTCGACGAGCAGGCGCGTCCGGTCATCGAGCAATACGCGGCAACGGGCAAGGAAGCCGCCGCGCGCATCGCCGCCCTCACCCAGGAGAGCGCCGACCGGCTGCGAGCGGAGAACGCCGCCCTCGTCGACGCCATTACGGAGCGGACAAGCGAAACGCTCGAGGCGATCTCGCTGCGGGCGGAAGAAACCGCCAAGGCGATGAAGATGGTCGAGAACCGCCTCCAATCGACGGCCATGGGGCTGATCGACCAGCTCGCGACCAACAATTCCGCCATCGCATCGGTCATCGAGCAGGCTAACGGCAGCCTCGGGGACATGGACCAGCGCCTGGAGGCAGCCGCAGCGAAGGTTTCGGAATCCACACGGCATGCATCCGACATGTTGTCCAGTTCCACCCGCCTCATCGAAGGTCGCGTCGACAAGCTCTCGGATATCGCCTCATCGACGCTCTCGCAGATCGGCGGCATCGTCGGCCGCTTCGAGGATCACTCCAAGGTGCTCGGCCAGGCGTCCAATCTGCTGGCCGCAGCCCAGTCGAACCTGGTCAGCACGCTCGAGGAGCGCCAGGACGCCCTGCGCACGCTCTCCGTCGGTCTTGTCCAGCGTTCGGAGGAGATCGAGCGCACCATGCGCGCGCTCGAGGGCTTCGTCGACGGTGCCTTCCAGCGCGCCGAGGAGCGCTCCGGTCAGGTCGCCGGCAACCTTCGCAACGGCGTCCAGTCGTCCTTTGCCGATGTCGGCCGGCTTCTGTCGAGCACCGAGCAACGGGCCGCGGAAGCGGCCGAGGCCATGCGCAACACTCTCGCCGAGGCGGGCGGCGAGGCTGCCGCCTCCGTGGAGGGCGTGTTCGCGCGCGCCGAAGAGCGGTCGCGCCAGATCGCCCAGACGCTGCGCACCGGCGTCGAAACCTCAATCGCCGGCGCGAACGAGGCGCTGTCCGGGGTCGAAGGCCGTGCTCACAGCGCCTCCGAGGCGTTGCGCCAGGCCATCGCCAAGGCCGGCGACGAAGCGAGCCAGGCGCTCGAAGGTGCCTTTTCCAGTGCCGAGCAGCGCGCCAAGGAGGCGGCTGCCCGCCTGCGCGGCAGCATCGGGGCTTCGGTCTCCGATGTTGAGCGGATGCTGGCGGAAAGCGGCAAGAAGTCGGATGGCGTTGCCACGCAGTTGCGCGAGGCCGTCCGCCAGGCGATCGACGAAGCGATCAGCCGCTTCAGCGGCGCGACCGACGACATCCGCCGCTCCGCCGGCGAGATCCGCAAGGAACTCGACATGACCCGCGAGGAGTTGAAGCGCGGCGCTTTCGACCTGCCGGAAGAGGCCAAGGAGAATGCCGCGGTGATGCGGCGTGCCGTCGCCGAGCAGATCAAGGCGCTGCAGGAGCTCTCCGAAATCATCGGCAAGTCTTCGACGCATCTCGAGGTCGCCCAGCCGGTGCGCCAGCAGCCGGCGCTGGCTGCGCCCGCCCCCGTTGCTCAGGCGCCCGTCGCACCGCCGCAGCCCGTGGTGCAGCAACAACCGGCAATCCAGCAACAGCCGGCGGTCCAGCAACCTGCCGCGCCGAGCCCTGCGCTGCGTGGCAGCCTGGGTCTCGAGCAGGCCACGCGTCCCTTGCAGCCCGCCCGTCCGTCGGCCGCCGAAGAGCGCGTCGAGGAAGGTGGCGGCTGGATGCGGGATCTGCTGCGCGCCGCCTCCCGCGAGGAAGAGCCGCAGCCCGCGCGTCCTCGGCCGGCCGAAAGCCAGCCCGTGGCCCGCACCGGAGACAGCCGCAATCCGCGTCACGTGGTGGAATCGCTGAACTCGCTCTCGGTCGATATTGCCCGGGCGATCGACCACGACGCCTCGGTCGAGCTGTGGCGCCGCTACCAGCGCGGCGAGCGGGATGTCTTCACCCGCAGGCTCTATACGCTGAAGGGGCAGCAGACCTTCGACGAGATCAAGCGCAAGTATGATCGCGAGCCGGAGTTCCGCACCGCCGTGGACCGCTACATCGCCGACTTCGAAAAGCTGCTTGCCGATGTGGCGCGCAACGATCCGGACAAGCGCATCACCCAGACCTACCTGACGTCCGATACCGGCAAGGTCTATACGATGCTCGCCCATGCCGCCGGCCGCTTCAGCTGAAGCTCAACTGAAATTAATGCCGAAGATCATCACGGCCCCGCCGCAAGGCGGGGCCTTTTTCTTGCGAAAACCACAGACCGGTCGCTGAGCAGCATGGCAGACCGGTCTGATGCTCTCTACAGTGAGCGTGAACAGTCCGGCCATTTTCTGTAATCTGTCAGCATCGCATCCTGGCGCCAGCTCGTAGCGTGTAAAGAGACAGTTGGAATTCCGGCGCCTGCAGACAGGAGGCGGATATGAAGCCGCGAATCAAAGTCCTGACACTTGCCGTGAACGATCTCGAACGGTCCCTCGCCTTCTATCGCGACGGCCTGGGCCTGCCCACCGAGGGGATCATCGGTGAGGAGTTCGAAGACGGAGCTGTCGTCTTCTTCCATATGGGTGACGACCTGATCCTGGCGCTCTATCCGGCGTCTTCGCTTTCAAAGGATGCGAAGATCAGCGTGACGCAGGCGCGTCTCGGCGCCGTGTCGATCGGCCATATCGTCAATTCCAAAGAAGAGGTCGACAGCATCATGAAGCAGGCTGCGGAGGTCGGCGCCATCATCACCGATCCAGCGTCCGATCGTTTCTGGGGCGGCTACTCGGGTTATTTCCATGATCCGGACGGACATTTGTGGGAGATCGCCTGGAATCCGCAATGGACGGTCAAGGACTGAAGCGTCCCGATCAGTATGGTAAGCACATGGATGAGGGCGACGAGCAGCCGCCGAATCCGACAGCGCTGCTGGCTCTGACACCCCGCGGGAAAGGCTCCATACAAAAAGGTCCCGGTTTGCACCGGGACCTTTCAATGACGCGCTCTGGCAATGCCAGCTCCGATCAATGTTCCTTGTTGGCGTAGACCGACTTCTTCGTCAGATAGATCAGGCCGGTGAAGATCAGCAGGAACACCATGACCATGAAGCCGGTACGCTTGCGGTCTTCGAGATGCGGCTCTGCGGCCCACATCAGGAAAGCCGAGACGTCCCTGGCATACTGGTCCACCGTCTGCGGCGCACCGTCGTCATAGGTGACCTGATCGTCGGAGAGCGGCTTCGCCATCGCCAGCGCCGAGGCGCTCACGAAGTACGGATTGTAGTGCGTCCCTTCGGCCACCTGGACGCCTTCCGGCGGATCCTGGTAACCCGTCAGCAGCGCGTGGATATAGTCCGGACCGCCTTCCTGGTAGGGCCAGAAGATGTCGAAGACGAATTGCGGGAACCCGCGCTCGACGCCGCGCGCCTTGGCGATCAGCGAGAAGTCCGGCGGGGCGGCACCGTTATTGGCGGCCGCTGCGGCTTCCTTGTTCGGGAACGGCGACGGGAAGTAGTCGGAGGGAACGGCCTTGCGCGTGAACATCTCGCCGTCGGCGTTCGGGCCGTCCTGCACCTCGTAGTTCGCCGCGAAGGCCTTCACCTGAGCTTCTGAATAGCCGAGGTCTTCAAGGGTGCGGAAGGGCACGAGGCTCATCGAGTGGCAGGCAGAACAGACTTCGGCATAGACCTTGAGACCGCGCTGCAGCTGCCCTTTGTCGTAATGGCCGAAGAGGCCGCCGAAGGTCCAGTCCTGCTGGACCGGCTTGTGGATCGGATAGTGCGGCGTCGCGCCTGCCGCATGCTCGCCGCCAGCTTCCTCGCCCTGGGCCAGAGCCGCGCCCAGACCGAGACCGGCGACGACAGCGAGTGACAGAATGCCTGTAACAAGCTTTTTCATTGTTGTGAGTTCCTTATCAATCGCTGTTCCGGTCAGGCGTGCGCGGTTTTCGGCTGCGCCTTGGCATTCTGCTTCTCCAGCACCGCCTCGGTGATGGAGTTCGGAATGCGCTTCGGCGTTTCGATCAGGCCGAGGAGCGGCATGATGACGAGGAAGAAACCGAAGTAGTACAGCGTGCCGAGCTGCGACAGGACGACGTAGAGGCCTTCTGCCGGGCGGGAACCGAGCCAGCCGAGCATGATGGCGTTGGCGACGAAGATCCAGAAGAACAGCTTGTACCAGGGGCGGTAGACGGCGGAACGGACCTTGGACGTGTCGAGCCAGGGCAGGAAGAACAGAACGATGATCGAACCGAACATCACCAGAACGCCGCCGAGCTTGGAGTCGATCGGGCCGATATTGAAGGTGATGGCGCGCAGCATCGCGTAGAACGGCAGGTAGTACCATTCCGGAACGATGTGAGCCGGGGTCTTCAGCGCGTCGGCCGGGATGTAGTTGTCCGGATGGCCGAGATAGTTCGGCATGTAGAAGACGAACCAGGCATAGACGATGAGGAAGATCGAAACGCCGAGTGCATCCTTGAGCGTCGCATAGGGCGTGAAGGCCACGGTATCGGTCTTCGACTTCACTTCGACGCCGGTCGGGTTCGTCTGGCCGGTGACGTGCAGGGCCCAGATGTGCAGGACGACGACGCCGGCGATCATGAAGGGCAGCAGGTAGTGCAGCGAGAAGAAGCGGTTCAGCGTCGGCTGGTCGACGGCAAAGCCGCCAAGCAGGAACTGCTGAATCCACTCACCCACCAGCGGGAAGGCCGAGAAGAAGCCGGTGATAACCGTTGCGCCCCAGAAGGACATCTGACCCCAGGGCAGAACATAGCCCATGAAGCCGGTCGCCATCATCAGGAGATAGATGACGACGCCGAGTATCCAAAGGATCTCGCGCGGCGCCTTGTAAGAGCCGTAATAAAGGCCACGGGCGATGTGCAGGTAGACCGCGATGAAGAAGAAGGATGCGCCGTTGGCGTGCAGATAGCGCAGCAGCCAGCCATGGTTGACGTCGCGCATGATCTTTTCGACCGAGTTGAACGCAACGCTCGTTTCGGCTGCATAGTGCATCGCCAGCACGATACCCGTCAGGATCTGTACGATCAGCATCACCGACAGCATCGCGCCGAAGGTATAGGCGTAGTTCAGGTTGCGCGGCACCGGATAGGAGACGAACGAGTCGTGAACGAGGCGCGGCAGCGGAAGACGGGAATCAACCCACTTCTCTATGCCTGTCGTGGGCGTGTAGGTTGAATGTTCAGCACTCATTATCAGTAGTCCCCTCAACCGATCTTGATAACTGTGTCGGAAACGAACGAGAAGGTCGGCACGGCGAGGTTCTCCGGTGCCGGGCCCTTGCGGATGCGGCCGGCCGTATCGTAGTGCGACCCGTGGCAGGGACAGAACCAGCCGCCGAAATCACCGGCCTGGCCGAGCGGCACGCAGCCGAGATGGGTGCAGGAGCCGATCATCACGATCCAGTTTTCCTTGCCCTCGCCGGCGGAGCGATCGAGATCGGTCGCCTGCGCATCGGTGGCGAGGTTGGCGTTGCGGGCGACCGGGTCCTTGAGCTCTTCGAGCGGCACGGCCTTCGCATCCTCGACTTCCTTGTCGGTGCGGTTGCGGATGAAGACCGGCTTGCCGCGCCACTTCGCCGTCAGTGACATCCCCGGCTGAAGGCTCGAAACGTCGACCTCGATCGAAGCCAGCGCAAGCGTCGATGCATCCGGGCGCATCTGATCGATGAACGGCCAGGCCGCCGCGCCGGCGCCGACAACGCCGGCCATGCCCGTTGCCAGATACA
Protein-coding sequences here:
- a CDS encoding kinesin, which produces MATKKSNESIDEKAFQALEAALKIDFDDLKSALNDKNSLDDPEEKVSEPSRKAAASEHKRTGKDQPEAQRARTSEAPRNLAPEPAPKQPALSPANDDTRRSPAAMLRSLEVRSSRAAIRVAALISLVWALAGVAIGHLLYAPQIWQIRSLGDLAATPGAIGILIGIALPVMLFFSFAIMIARAQELRNAARSMAEVALRLAEPETAAADRVMAVGQAVRREVSAMNEGIERTIARATELEALVHSEVSALERSYSENELRVRTLVQELGLEREAIVGHSERIRSAIAGAHGKLKDDLELASEDIASRIALSGEAFASLIDTRAAALSEKSDHALQSLGSMLDTRTEALLSGLTNAGVTLSKEFDVRLDALSENLTKRGEQLLSQFETRASTLDANTEKLNNALNERARQLNETLIARTRDLNESLNVGQQAIAGGLEDMLSSLNAALDEKGASFRQSLKTSADDAIMDLDLRGGFFEEKLQTTVGHLATAFDERFHEFASAFDKRAGLLDSKLMESLHRINETVSGGSDAIGTALDSSVEKISSALSDQSLTLATALGATQDFIEETIGSRTSELSNLIGDAHSRIEGVLSDKTSSLMGALTQAQERIEGGFGQRADALANALTTSEQRLTEGLDSRTSAFIDGLQSAHTRIEQTLMGSTDEITSAIAASQHRLDNTLSERTAALSAALTSGASALEDAVGGTADRLERVLSERGQTISAALTSQTTTLEGVLSERSQAIADTLASQTAALDGVLSERAAQINTTMSTRATEMADTLSRHAEDVADNLTFRAMAVAETMTDRVGEIETKLSQSVSEVAENLGGRVSQIADTLTDTSARIAEDLSSRVGKISDSLAGTSAEIAEALTARTTEATASLAGRAAEIEQTLSGRADHLRETLTTTHEQIRATLDGRIKAIDLAVGQGREQLEELLSDQSMAMATTLATSASMLEMSLEERQAAIAAALERGAEALSARTSEATASLAGKAAEIDQALSGKTAQLRSTLDEQVDRINLAVGQGRERLEELLTDQSMGIATTLATSASMLEMSLEERQNSIAGAINRGTEALDARMRSTTGNIAERLAETADQISLAADTLTNRVDISLNGINSRLDETGTRIESRFASLEDRIRGGVSNVSAIVDDTGGRIDMTLGSLEDRVRDSVSTVSAVVDDTGGRIESTLGSLENRIRDSVDTVSSIVGDTGGRIETTLGSLENRIRDSVGSVNAIVDAAGQRITESLAGRAGEIDRISETAAARITSAMDDGTGRIASAMEAGAGRIEERLGTMDRALTIGLENVNRTIEGKAAALVTSLRGAVSDAAQEIDAEAARSAELLSKAGADFASALAARNAEFANSIESTASATATRHAELARSVTEAAESASAQLASTTDQIASHTASIQQSLTDAEKALDARGQSIRSTLDDSTRELNSMLAGRSLELTRLLDEQARPVIEQYAATGKEAAARIAALTQESADRLRAENAALVDAITERTSETLEAISLRAEETAKAMKMVENRLQSTAMGLIDQLATNNSAIASVIEQANGSLGDMDQRLEAAAAKVSESTRHASDMLSSSTRLIEGRVDKLSDIASSTLSQIGGIVGRFEDHSKVLGQASNLLAAAQSNLVSTLEERQDALRTLSVGLVQRSEEIERTMRALEGFVDGAFQRAEERSGQVAGNLRNGVQSSFADVGRLLSSTEQRAAEAAEAMRNTLAEAGGEAAASVEGVFARAEERSRQIAQTLRTGVETSIAGANEALSGVEGRAHSASEALRQAIAKAGDEASQALEGAFSSAEQRAKEAAARLRGSIGASVSDVERMLAESGKKSDGVATQLREAVRQAIDEAISRFSGATDDIRRSAGEIRKELDMTREELKRGAFDLPEEAKENAAVMRRAVAEQIKALQELSEIIGKSSTHLEVAQPVRQQPALAAPAPVAQAPVAPPQPVVQQQPAIQQQPAVQQPAAPSPALRGSLGLEQATRPLQPARPSAAEERVEEGGGWMRDLLRAASREEEPQPARPRPAESQPVARTGDSRNPRHVVESLNSLSVDIARAIDHDASVELWRRYQRGERDVFTRRLYTLKGQQTFDEIKRKYDREPEFRTAVDRYIADFEKLLADVARNDPDKRITQTYLTSDTGKVYTMLAHAAGRFS
- a CDS encoding VOC family protein, whose translation is MKPRIKVLTLAVNDLERSLAFYRDGLGLPTEGIIGEEFEDGAVVFFHMGDDLILALYPASSLSKDAKISVTQARLGAVSIGHIVNSKEEVDSIMKQAAEVGAIITDPASDRFWGGYSGYFHDPDGHLWEIAWNPQWTVKD
- a CDS encoding cytochrome c1, with product MKKLVTGILSLAVVAGLGLGAALAQGEEAGGEHAAGATPHYPIHKPVQQDWTFGGLFGHYDKGQLQRGLKVYAEVCSACHSMSLVPFRTLEDLGYSEAQVKAFAANYEVQDGPNADGEMFTRKAVPSDYFPSPFPNKEAAAAANNGAAPPDFSLIAKARGVERGFPQFVFDIFWPYQEGGPDYIHALLTGYQDPPEGVQVAEGTHYNPYFVSASALAMAKPLSDDQVTYDDGAPQTVDQYARDVSAFLMWAAEPHLEDRKRTGFMVMVFLLIFTGLIYLTKKSVYANKEH
- a CDS encoding cytochrome b, with translation MSAEHSTYTPTTGIEKWVDSRLPLPRLVHDSFVSYPVPRNLNYAYTFGAMLSVMLIVQILTGIVLAMHYAAETSVAFNSVEKIMRDVNHGWLLRYLHANGASFFFIAVYLHIARGLYYGSYKAPREILWILGVVIYLLMMATGFMGYVLPWGQMSFWGATVITGFFSAFPLVGEWIQQFLLGGFAVDQPTLNRFFSLHYLLPFMIAGVVVLHIWALHVTGQTNPTGVEVKSKTDTVAFTPYATLKDALGVSIFLIVYAWFVFYMPNYLGHPDNYIPADALKTPAHIVPEWYYLPFYAMLRAITFNIGPIDSKLGGVLVMFGSIIVLFFLPWLDTSKVRSAVYRPWYKLFFWIFVANAIMLGWLGSRPAEGLYVVLSQLGTLYYFGFFLVIMPLLGLIETPKRIPNSITEAVLEKQNAKAQPKTAHA
- the petA gene encoding ubiquinol-cytochrome c reductase iron-sulfur subunit, encoding MSEHDTSSETLGEPTRRDFLYLATGMAGVVGAGAAAWPFIDQMRPDASTLALASIEVDVSSLQPGMSLTAKWRGKPVFIRNRTDKEVEDAKAVPLEELKDPVARNANLATDAQATDLDRSAGEGKENWIVMIGSCTHLGCVPLGQAGDFGGWFCPCHGSHYDTAGRIRKGPAPENLAVPTFSFVSDTVIKIG